One region of Chaetodon auriga isolate fChaAug3 chromosome 5, fChaAug3.hap1, whole genome shotgun sequence genomic DNA includes:
- the ubl4a gene encoding ubiquitin-like protein 4A, whose product MILTVKPLQGKECSVQVTEDEKVSTVKELVSERLNIPANQQRLLYKGKALADEHRLSDYSIGPEAKLNLVIRPVGERTGASGMVAGSSGSSGSSTTQGRVWQTVSTILARHFSPADAAKVHEQLIKDYERSLRQLSLDDIERLAGRLLHPDGEAMDTSYMD is encoded by the exons ATGATCCTTACCGTGAAACCGCTTCAAGGAAAAGAGTGCAGTGTACAG GTGACTGAAGATGAGAAGGTGTCCACAGTGAAGGAACTTGTGTCTGAGCGTCTCAATATACCAGCAAACCAGCAGCGGTTGCTCTATAAAGGGAAAGCGCTTGCAG ATGAGCACAGACTGAGTGATTACTCCATTGGGCCCGAGGCTAAATTGAATCTGGTTATCCGTCCAGTCGGGGAGAGGACTGGAGCGTCAGGGATGGTGGccggcagcagcggcagcagcggcagcagcaccACACAGGGAAGAGTGTGGCAGACTGTGTCTACTATCCTTGCTAGACATTTTAGTCCAGCAGATGCAGCAAAAGTCCATGAACAGCTTATTAAG GACTATGAACGTTCACTTCGACAACTTAGTCTTGATGACATTGAGCGCTTGGCGGGAAGGCTTCTTCACCCCGACGGCGAGGCCATGGACACCTCATACATGGACTAA